From Brassica oleracea var. oleracea cultivar TO1000 chromosome C3, BOL, whole genome shotgun sequence, a single genomic window includes:
- the LOC106334359 gene encoding L-type lectin-domain containing receptor kinase IX.2, whose product MANSILFIFFLLPFVVDSLYFNITSFQPDDPSGNIVYHGDAARDEDGTVNFNSAARTSQVGWITYSKEVPIWSRRTGNASDFNTSFSFKIDARNLTSDTHGICFFLAPVGAPLPAYTPSGFLGLFGPNIDYKSSFDLVHIEFDTYSNPGWDPRDVASHVGINNNSLESSNYTSWNASLHSQDIGHARVSYDSVNKNLSLSWGYELTASDDESSSLSYIIDLAKVLPSEVMLGFIAAAGLNTGEHKLLSWELSSSLDPEKADNKTGLIIGISVAGVVLVTLLVITTVMVWSRKSREITNMVSSSSINEDLEKETGGPRKFSYKDLVSATNGFSHQRKLGEGGFGAVYSGNLKEINMMVAVKKLSCGSRQGKKEFLNEVKVISKLRHRNLVQLIGWCNEENEFLVIYELMPNGGLNSHLFGKREEILSWDTRYKIALGLASAILYLHEEWDQCVLHRDIKASNIMLDGDFNVKLGDFGLARVMSHKLDSHKTGLAGTFGYMAPEYVMTGCASKESDMYSFGIVLLEIVTGRKSLERRKEDEEEGNSDDDDDSESDEKSLVEKVWELYGKKELLSSGVDEKLGDDFNMEEAECLLVLGLWCGHPDKSSRPSIKQAIQVMKLESPLPVNLPLKRPVATYYNSTSSSSSPPSVNSSRASITFSSKEVGR is encoded by the coding sequence ATGGCTAATTCAATCTTGTTCATTTTCTTCCTTCTTCCTTTTGTTGTTGATTCACTTTACTTCAACATCACTAGCTTTCAACCAGATGATCCTTCAGGAAACATAGTCTACCACGGAGATGCGGCACGAGATGAAGACGGAACGGTGAACTTCAACAGCGCCGCACGTACATCTCAAGTTGGTTGGATCACTTACTCAAAGGAAGTCCCTATATGGAGTCGTAGAACTGGTAACGCTTCAGATTTCAACACCAGCTTCTCTTTCAAAATCGATGCTCGTAACCTCACATCAGATACTCATGGTATATGTTTCTTTCTTGCTCCTGTGGGAGCACCACTCCCTGCATACACTCCTTCTGGTTTCTTGGGTCTCTTCGGTCCAAATATTGATTACAAGTCTTCTTTTGACCTCGTTCATATCGAGTTTGACACGTATAGCAACCCAGGTTGGGATCCTAGGGACGTTGCATCTCATGTCGGGATCAATAATAACTCTCTTGAATCTTCTAACTACACTTCTTGGAACGCAAGTTTGCATAGTCAAGATATTGGTCATGCACGTGTCTCTTATGATTCTGTTAACAAGAACTTGAGTCTGTCTTGGGGTTATGAGCTAACAGCCTCTGATGATGAGAGTTCAAGCCTTTCTTACATCATTGACCTAGCTAAGGTTCTACCATCAGAAGTTATGTTAGGGTTTATAGCCGCTGCTGGATTAAACACAGGTGAACATAAACTCTTGTCTTGGGAGCTAAGTTCAAGTCTAGACCCCGAGAAAGCCGACAACAAGACAGGACTTATAATTGGCATCTCGGTTGCTGGAGTTGTTCTCGTGACCTTACTGGTCATTACAACCGTTATGGTTTGGTCGAGGAAATCAAGAGAGATAACAAACATGGTATCATCATCATCAATAAACGAAGACCTAGAAAAGGAAACAGGAGGACCAAGAAAGTTTTCTTACAAGGATCTTGTGTCAGCAACAAACGGATTCTCACACCAAAGGAAGCTAGGTGAAGGAGGGTTTGGAGCGGTGTATAGTGGGAACTTGAAAGAAATCAACATGATGGTTGCGGTGAAGAAGCTATCTTGCGGCTCAAGGCAGGGAAAGAAAGAGTTCTTAAACGAAGTTAAAGTCATCAGCAAGTTAAGACATCGAAACCTAGTGCAACTCATTGGTTGGTGTAATGAAGAAAACGAGTTCTTGGTTATATATGAGTTGATGCCAAACGGTGGATTGAACTCTCACCTCTTTGGTAAAAGGGAAGAGATACTATCTTGGGACACAAGGTACAAGATAGCTCTAGGTCTAGCTTCTGCGATACTTTATCTCCATGAGGAATGGGATCAGTGTGTGCTACACAGAGACATCAAGGCAAGTAATATAATGCTTGACGGTGACTTCAACGTCAAGTTAGGTGACTTTGGGCTGGCTAGGGTTATGAGTCATAAGCTTGATTCTCATAAAACAGGGTTGGCTGGAACTTTTGGATACATGGCACCCGAGTATGTTATGACAGGTTGTGCAAGTAAAGAATCTGATATGTATAGCTTTGGGATAGTGTTACTAGAGATTGTCACGGGGAGAAAATCGTTGGAGAGAAGGAAAGAAGATGAAGAAGAAGGGAACAGTGATGATGATGATGATTCAGAGAGTGATGAGAAGAGTCTTGTGGAGAAAGTGTGGGAGCTTTATGGGAAGAAAGAGCTGTTGAGTTCAGGTGTAGATGAGAAACTTGGTGATGATTTTAATATGGAAGAAGCTGAGTGTCTTTTGGTTTTAGGGTTATGGTGTGGTCATCCTGATAAAAGTTCGAGACCGTCGATAAAACAAGCGATACAAGTTATGAAGTTGGAGTCACCATTGCCTGTTAATCTTCCGTTGAAGAGGCCTGTTGCTACGTATTACAACTCGACTTCTTCTTCTTCTTCTCCTCCTTCGGTTAACTCTAGTAGAGCTTCGATAACGTTCTCGAGTAAGGAAGTTGGTCGTTAG
- the LOC106330478 gene encoding glutathione S-transferase T3-like, translating into MDPYTQHYSFQNLLNSQQPYTQNHFSQPLREPSIDTVSTSDASVFGPEGTEDGNEDAETVSNRKERRKWTPTEDGVLISAWLNTSKDPVVGNEQKANAFWQRIAAYFAASPKLAGLQKRDRTCCKQRWAKINEAVSRFVGCYVAATKQRSSGQNEDDVLKIAHQIFYNDYKVKFTMEHAWLELRHDQKWCGASTDKVQGKRRKLGDQGSQSATYGPGNHVEDEARPVGVKASKAKGKSSVSKQASLEEKEKERKDFQNVWELREKDFALKDKLNKQKLLDKLMEEMLLEGSVTLRYKRQLQQFV; encoded by the exons ATGGATCCATATACGCAGCATTATAGCTTTCAAAATCTCTTAAATAGCCAACAACCATACACCCAAAACCACTTCTCTCAACCACTACGTGAACCTAGTATAGACACAGTCTCTACGTCGGATGCCTCTGTCTTCGGTCCAGAAGGGACTGAAGATGGCAATGAAGATGCAGAGACTGTCTCTAACCGTAAAGAGAGACGCAAATGGACACCTACAGAAGATGGTGTCCTAATAAGTGCTTGGTTAAACACTTCTAAAGACCCAGTAGTAGGAAATGAGCAGAAAGCAAATGCGTTTTGGCAACGTATTGCTGCTTATTTCGCTGCGAGTCCTAAGCTAGCTGGTCTGCAAAAGAGAGATCGAACGTGCTGTAAACAAAGGTGGGCGAAGATTAATGAGGCAGTGTCGAGGTTTGTGGGCTGCTATGTCGCTGCAACGAAGCAGAGATCGAGTGGACAGAATGAGGATGACGTGTTGAAGATAGCTCATCAGATTTTCTACAATGATTACAAGGTGAAGTTCACCATGGAGCATGCATGGTTGGAGCTTCGCCATGATCAGAAATGGTGTGGAGCCTCGACTGATAAAGTGCAGGGTAAGAGAAGGAAGTTAGGTGACCAAGGTTCACAGTCAGCAACGTATGGGCCAGGAAACCATGTAGAGGATGAAGCTCGTCCTGTTGGTGTTAAAGCATCAAAGGCCAAAGGAAAAAGTTCAGTGAGCAAGCAAGCGAGTTTGGAAGAGAAAGAGAAGGAGAGGAAGGATTTTCAGAACGTGTGGGAGCTAAGGGAAAAGGACTTTGCCTTAAAGGACAAGCTCAACAAGCAAAAATTGCTTGACAAACTCATGG AAGAGATGCTACTGGAAGGTTCGGTCACTCTCCGTTACAAAAGGCAACTGCAGCAATTCGTATGA
- the LOC106332019 gene encoding dof zinc finger protein DOF5.7-like, translated as MSSHTNLHSPKPDHRTTGTPHTKKPPSSSTSQDQQTLKCPRCNSSNTKFCYYNNYSLSQPRHFCKSCRRYWTRGGALRNVPIGGGCRKTKKTFKPNSVITPSSSSSQRFFSSIMEDSTKFFPPPTTMDFQLAGLSLNKINDLQLMNNQEVLGLRPMDQVETTPVDVGSGLSLMGFGDYSNNNHSTGTFTTAGATDGNLATSIETLSSLNQDLHWRLQQQRMAMLFGSSKEETVVVERPQPILYRNLEIVNSSQSPTKKGDNQTEWYFGNNNDTEGVANNNNNTGGSEQWNNGVQAWTDLNHYNALP; from the coding sequence ATGTCCTCCCATACCAATCTCCACTCTCCTAAACCGGATCACCGTACCACCGGGACACCCCATACCAAAAAACCACCGTCCTCCTCCACCTCTCAAGACCAACAAACCCTAAAATGCCCTCGTTGCAACTCCTCAAACACAAAGTTCTGTTACTACAACAACTACAGCCTCTCTCAGCCTCGTCACTTCTGCAAATCTTGCCGCCGTTACTGGACACGTGGTGGTGCCTTAAGAAACGTCCCCATCGGTGGAGGTTGTCGGAAAACCAAAAAAACATTCAAACCTAACTCAGTAATAACTCCTTCTTCTTCTTCATCTCAGAGATTTTTCTCTTCAATCATGGAAGACTCCACCAAGTTCTTCCCTCCTCCAACAACAATGGATTTTCAGCTCGCTGGTTTGTCTCTCAACAAAATCAACGATCTTCAACTTATGAATAATCAAGAAGTTCTTGGCCTTAGGCCCATGGACCAGGTCGAGACAACACCCGTTGATGTCGGGTCGGGTTTATCTTTAATGGGTTTTGGAGATTACAGCAACAACAACCATTCAACGGGGACGTTCACAACCGCCGGAGCAACCGACGGAAACTTAGCAACTTCGATAGAAACTTTGAGTTCTTTAAACCAAGATTTGCACTGGAGACTTCAGCAACAGAGGATGGCTATGCTTTTTGGTAGCTCCAAAGAAGAGACTGTCGTTGTGGAGAGGCCACAGCCGATACTTTACAGGAATCTCGAGATCGTGAACTCATCGCAGTCGCCGACGAAGAAAGGAGATAATCAGACAGAATGGTATTTTGGTAATAATAATGATACTGAAGGGGTGGCTAATAATAATAATAATACAGGAGGAAGTGAGCAATGGAACAATGGAGTTCAAGCTTGGACTGATCTTAACCATTATAATGCTTTGCCATGA